The genome window GCGCACCAGCTGCTCGACCAGATGGCGCACACGCTGTCCATGCTCGGCCTGCCTGCGCTGGCGCGGGTGGCGCGCAACCAGATGTCGCTGCTGTCGACGCTGCTCTCCGAGGCGGCCGACGCCACCCACGAGGGCTGGATCGACATCGCCAGCGCGCTGCTGCGTATCGACATCAGCCTGGACGAGGCGCTCTACCGCCAGCTCAGCTCGACGGTGGCCGGCGACGACAGCCAGCCGCTGGGGGAGGAGATTCCCAACGCTGCCGACTTGCAGGGCGGTGAGCAGGCGCTGGTGCGCGAATCGCAGGTCAATATCTCGCGCGTCAAGACCGCCGTCGACGGCTGGCTGCGCTCGGGAAGCACGGAAGGCCTTTTCGAGGGGCCCGCGCAGTTGCAGGAGGTCAGCTCGGCGCTGGATGTCATCTCGCACCGGCGTTTCGCGGGCCTTGTCGCTTCGCTGGCGGAGACGTCTGCCGAGCACGGCCTGCAAGCCATCTGCGACGAACCCGCGCGCGCCGAGCGCTTCGCCGACGCCATCGCGGTGGTGGATTTCTATCTGGAGAGCCTGCTCCAGCGCAACACGCCGGGGGCGCATCTCGTCGAGACGCTTTCCGGGCTGCTCGACGGGTTGGTACCGCCGGCGGTCGCCGAAGAAGAGGAGAAGGAGCGCGCGTCCGCGCGGGCGGCCGAGCCGCCCGTTGCCGAGGTTGAAGCGCCCGCTGATGATGAAGTCGACCCGGATATCCGTGCGGTCTTTCTTGAGGAAGCCGCCGAGGTTCAGGAAGCCATCGAAGCGGCCTACGCGCGCTGGCAGCGCAACCCCGACGATACCGAGGCCATGCTGGAGGTCCGACGCGGCTTCCACACGCTAAAGGGCAGCGGCCGCATGGTGGGTGCCAGCGCCCTCGGCGAGTTCGCCTGGGCCTGCGAGTCCCTGCTCAATGCCTGCCGCGATGGCGGGATGGCCGTGACGCCGGCCATCGTCAGCTTCACTGGCGACGCCGTCGCCTTCGTTCCGGACATGGTGCGTGCCTTCGCCGAAAGCGGCGATATCGCCGATGCGCAGCGATTGGCGGAGCTCAGCGAGCGCGCTGAGCGCCTGCGTCAGGGCGGCGCCACCGACGCCGAGCGCGACGAGTTGCTCGCCACTTTCTACGAAGACGCGGCCTCCCAGCTCGGTCTGGCGGCGCGCTGGCTGCAGCAAGCCTCCGGCAAGAAGGTCGAGGACGATGTCCTGCGCGCCTTCCACACCCTGCGCGGCTCCTCGGCCGCGGTCGGCTTCGAGGGCTTCAGCGCCATTACCGGCGACATCGAGCACTATTTCAACACGCTGCGGCGCGGCGATCGACGCCTGGAAGGCGAGGCGGGCGAGGGGCTGGCCGCCATCGTAAGCACATTGCGCGAGCGGGTGAACGCCCGCACCGCCGAGCCGGAAGCCGAGCAGCTCGATCGGTGGCGCGAGATGCTGCGCGAGCTGCACGCAGCGCTGCCCGAGGCCGAGCGCGACGACGCCGAGAGCCACGCCATCAGTGACGCCTTCGCCATGGAGGCGCTGGACTGGCTCAAGGCCGTCGAGGAGCAGTTGCTGGCCTGGCGGGATGATCCCCCGGGGCAGCATTACGCGCCGGTGATGCGCGACCAGTTGCGCAATCTGGCCGGCACCGCAGCGAGTTCCGGCTGCGCGGCACTGGCCGAGCCGTCCGGTGCCTATGTCGAGCGCCTGGAGGCTGCCATCGCTGCGGGCGAGGCGCCTTCACCGGCAGCATTCGAAGCCGCTCAGGCGCATCTGGAGTCGCTGTTTCAGCAACTCGACGCCTTCCGAGAAGCCAGCGCCACCGACGATCCCGCGGCCCTGGCCGCCCGCATCGCGACGCTCGACTGGCAGGCGGCGAGGGCCGACGCTACCGGGACTTTGGAGGCCACCGAAGCCACCGTCCCGCCCGATATAACGCGACCCGCCGAAACAGCCGCCTCGCAGGTGTCGGCGCCCGAAGCCGCGCCGGTGCCGGTCGACGAGGCGACTTACGACAGTGATGCCGACGCCGCCGAGCTGCGCGAGCTCTTTGTCGGCGAGGCCGGCGAGTTGCTTGAGGCCATCGACAGCGATCTTGACCGCCTCGAGCGTGGCGCGCAGCGCGGCGAAGCATTGCGCGAGCTGGCGCGCTCGCTGCACACCTTCAAGGGCAGCGCCCGCATGGCGGGCTTCGACGATATGGGCGAGGTCGCGCACCGCTGCGAGACGTTGGCTTCGCGTATTGAGGAAGGCTCAGCCAGCGCCGATACCGTCACGCTGTCGCGCCTGCACAACGCCGCCGACGGCCTGTATCGCGCCGTCGAGCAGTTGCGGGCCGGCGGCACGCCGGATGTCAGCGCCCTGCTCGCTGACAGCGAGGAACTCGTCGGCCAGACGGCCGCGGTCGAGCCGCCCGCATTTTCCGATGCTGGCGGCGCGGATCTTTCGGCGCCGGAGCCGGCGGAACCCGCCTGGGCACCGCATGTCATCGACGCCGAAGGCGGCCTGGACGAGCTCGCCGGCGAGCTGCCGCAGCATCCGGTGATGGACGGGCAGGATTTGCCTGCCGAGGACGACCCGGAAGAGGACACCACCGGCGACGGTGCGACGGATGTGCCCGTCTGGCATCCGTCGGCCGAAGAGGCTGAGGGCAGCCTGCCCTGGGGTGAGCCGGAGGAGGAAGCGGCCGCCGGCCCGACGGTTGCTGCCGAGGTGCCGCCGGAAATGCCGGCACCGGAGACCGTCGCCTCGGAGCCGCTTTCGAAGGACACCGAACTCCTCGCGGGTTTCCGCGAAGAGGCCGGTGAGCTGCTGGAAACCGTCCAGTCGACGCTGGAACGCTGGCAGCAGGATTCCGAGCAGGGCGTGCCCGTCGACGAGGCCGGCTCGGTCATCGATCTGCGCCGGGCGCTGCATACGCTGAAGGGCAGCGCCCGCATGGTGGATGCCGTCAGCATGGCGGCAGTGGCCCACGAGATGGAGTCGCTGGTCGAGGATCTGGTCACCGGGCAGATGGAGCCGGACAGCGCCACCTTCATGCAGCTGCAGACGCGTCTCGAGCAGCTGCAGTATCTGCACGTCGGCAGCTCCGCACCGGGCGGCGGCGAGTCCACGGGGCAGCAGGCGGAAAGCGACGACAGCGCCTATTTCGACAACAGCTATATCGACGAGCTGACGGCCGCCGCGCCGGAGCCGGCGGCGGCGCAATCTGCCGCCGAAGCCAGCGCCGAAGCGGCTGTGGAACCGGCCGCGGAGCGGGCGCCGCCGCGCCCGGCGGGCACCGAGACGCAGTGGGACCCGCGCGTGCTCTGGAAGCCGCCGGCCGAGGACGACAGCGTGCTCGGCCTTCGGCGCGAGTTCGCGCGCGTGCCGGTGCCCGATCTCGAATCGCTGCTCAATCAGGCCGGCGAGATCTCGGTGCTGCGCGCGCGCCTCGACGAGCAGAATGCCGGCATGGGCGGTCAGCTTGAGGAGCTCGGCGAGACCGTCAATCGTCTGCGCGATCAGCTGCGCCAGCTCAACGCCGAGACCGAGGCGCAGATCGAGGCGCGCGGGCTCGCCCCCGACGGTGGTGAGGCGCAGCCGGATCGCTACGCCGGCGATTTCGACCCGCTGGAGATGGACCGCTACTCGCGCATGCAGGAGCTGTCGCGCGCGCTGGCGGAGACCGTCGGCGACATCAATGTGCTGCAGGACGCCATGCGCGCCGGCTCCAGCGAGTCCGAGGCGCTGCTGCTGCAGCAGCAGCGCATCAACAGCGATCTGCAGCAGGGTCTGATGGGCACGCTGATGGTGCCCTTCGCGCGCCAGACGCAGCGCCTGCAGCGCGTCGTTCGTCAGACTGCGCAGGAGACCGGCAAGCGGGTCGAAGCACGCTTTGTCGGCGAGGTCATCGAGGTCGACCGCAACGTGCTGGAGCGCATGACTGCGCCCCTGGAGCACGCCCTGCGCAACGCCGTCATCCACGGCATCGAGGATGTCGATACGCGCAGCGCCCGCGGCAAGGCAGAAGCCGGCGCCCTCGCCGTTAGCCTGGAGCGCGACGGTCAGCAGCTGCGGCTGACGGTGGCCGACGATGGTGGTGGTCTGGACTTCGAGGCCATCCGCCGCGGCGCCGTCGAGCGCGGGTTGATGCACGAGCAGGCCGAGCTGTCGCAGGCGCAGCTGGCGCTGTTCATCCTTGAGCCTGGCTTTTCGACCGCGCGCGAGCTGACGCAGAGCGCCGGCCGTGGCGTCGGCATGGATGTGCTGGCCGCCGAGGTGCGTCAGCTTGGCGGCTCGCTGGAGATCGACTCGAAGCCCGGGGAAGGCACGCGCTTCGTTATCCATCTGCCCATCACGCTGGGCCTGACCCAGGCGCTGATGTTCGTCGCCGGCGAGGAACGTTTCGCCGTGCCGCTGACCGCCATCGAGGGCATTGCCCGCGTGCCACGCGCGCAGGCGACACCGGCCGACGGCAGCGAGGGTCGCTTGCAGTATGGCGACCGCGACTATCGCATCGCCTTCGCGGCGGACTACCTCGGCCTGCCGCGGGCACCGGCCACCGACGCGCGTGCGCTGCCGGCCATCCTGCTGCGACTGCCCGAGGGCGTCGACGAGGGCAGCCGTGAGCTGGCACTGGTCGTCGACCAGGTCGTCGGCAACCGCGAGGTGGTGTCCAAGACCATCGGGCCGGTACTTGCTGCTGTGCCGGGCATGACCGGCGCCACGATTCTTCCCGACGGTCGCATCGTGCTGCTGCTCGACCTGCCTTCGCTCATCCAGGACCGCATTCGGCGCCAGCGCATCCGCGAGGCGCCCGAGCGCACGGTGAGCACGCGAGCGCAGAAGCCGAGTGTCATGGTGGTCGACGACTCCATCACCATGCGGCGCGTCGCCGAGCGCCTGCTGGAGCGCAATGGCTACGAGGTGCAGCTCGCCCGCGACGGTGTCGACGCCATGGGCCAGCTCGCCACCGCGCAGCCGGACGTGGTGCTGCTCGATATCGAGATGCCACGCGCCGACGGCTTCGAGGTGGCGAGCTACATGCGCAACACCACGCACCTGGAGGCCACGCCCATCATCATGATCACCTCCCGCTCGGGCGACAAGCACCGCGAGCGCGCCGCCGAGCTGGGCGTGCAGCGCTATCTCATCAAGCCTTATCAGGAGAACGAGCTGCTCGCCGAGATCAATAGCGTGCGCGCGGAGGCTGCCGCATGAGTCGCCAGCAGAGTGTCTTCGGCGTGCTGCTGGCACAGGAAGGCGGCGATCACCTGCTGCTGCCCAACGTCGCGGTGCTGGAGGTGGGTAACGTCTTTCAGCCGCCGCCGGGCAGCGACTCGGCGCCCTGGTGGCGCGGGCAGCGCAGCTTCGAGAGCGGCGAGGTGCCGGTGGTGGACTTCGAGCGGCTCAACGGTGGCGGCGGCGCGGAAGCCGGCGCCAGCCGCACTCGCGCCATCTTCGTGCAGACCTTCGGCCACATGCTGCAGAACCCGGTGGTGGCGCTGCTCTGCCGTGGGCATCCGCACCTCGTCGACGTCGAGCCGGAATCACTGCAGCCGGCGCCGCTGGCAGAGGGCGATCGCGACGATCTGGTGCTCTGCCGGGCGCGCTTGGGTAACACGCTCGTTGCGGTGCCCGATCTCGATACACTGGAAGCCGAGCTGGCCCAGGCCGGCGTTGCCTCCCGCTAGAACCGGTTGAAACCATGAGCCATGCCCGTATCCGGGAGCTGATGCAGCAGCTCCGAGAAGCCCTCGAGCAGCAGGACGAGGAAGAGGTCGATGAAGCCACGCTCGCCGAGCTGCGCGCGCTGGACGCCGATATCGAGGCGCTGCTCGAAGAGCAGGAGGATGCGCCCGATAGCGACTCCATCATCGAGCGCGCCGCCGAGGCGGAGGCCGGTTTCGCCGCACGCCACCCGGTGGCCGGCGGCTTCCTGCGCCAGCTGATCGACACGCTGTCGCGTATGGGTATCTGAGGCGGTGCAGCTTTCGGTCGGATTTCAGTCCGGCCTCAGGAAGATGCAGGCATCATCGCTTCGTGAAATCCCCGGTTTCTGCGAGCTATCAATGAAATTCATCTTCGAAGTCCAGGTTCGTCCCGGCACGACAATCGAGGACTACGCGGAGGTATGGCAGGAAGCCAGCCGGATCATCCAGCAGGCACCCGGTGCGCGCGGCACCTATCTGCACCGCAAGATCGGCCATCCCGATAAGGCGCTCGCCATCGCGCACTGGGATTCCAAGGTCGCACGGGATGCCATGGAGCAGCATGTCGACGCCGACCGTATGCAGCAGCTCATCGACAGTTTCAGCGACCGCTGCGACATCCGCCTCATCGGCGAGTTCGAGGAGCCCGGATGGGAGGTGGAGCCCTCCAACTAGCGTCATCGCTCTGTAAGCCGACGTCGCTACAAAGCAACTTTGACCGCTACGCGTGACTATCCGCGATGTCTCAGTTGCCTCATTACCCTGCGCCCCCGCGCGGTCTGGACGCGGCGCGAACCCGTGCCGCGGTGCAGATCTTTCGCCTGGGAGCAGGCGGCATGCTGCCCGCGCGCTGCTATGGGCCGGCGCCGCCGGCGCTGGCACCGGCGGCGGCGCCCGAGCACATCGAGATCGTCAGCCATTGCTGGGGCTACAGCCGTCTGCTGGCCTGCCAGCTCGCGGCGCTGATAGCGCACCCGCCTGCCTCGGTGACGGTGACGATGACGGTCTTCCACGCCCAGGAGGACACGGCCACCGTGGATTTGCTTGCGCGCATCGGCGCGATCAGGGTGCCCCGCGTGCGCTGGCAGTGGCGCAGCTTGCCGCCACCGCAGCTCTTTCGGCGCAGCATCGGGCGTAATCTCGCGGCGCGAGCGACCACCGCGGACTGGATCTGGTTCACCGACTGCGATGTCGTGTTCGGTCAAGGTGCCCTCGATGGGCTTGCCGTTGCCGTCAGTGGCAGCCGGAGCCCGCTGGTGTACCCCGAGATCGAGCTGGCGACGGCAGTGCTGGACGCCGCGAGCGTCGCGCAGGCCGAGCCCGAGACTCTGCTGAGCCACGCCGACCCGGCACGCTGCACGGCGCGCCGATTGACGCGCGCCACCGGGCCCATGCAGATCACCCGCGGTGATACGGCGCGGGCGCTCGGATACTGCGCCGCGGTCGAGGCCTTCCAGCAGCCGGCACGCCGGTGGTGCAAGGCGCACGAGGATCGTGTCTTCCGGCGTCAGCTGCGCACGGCAGGGACGCCGCTGCCGGTGCCCGCCGTCTACCGCCTGCGCCATGCTGAAAAGGGTCGCGACGCGGGGCGCGAGCGCCCCCTGCGCCGGCATCTTCGTCGCCTGCGCAGCGCCTGGCAGGACCGGCGTCGGCGCTGAGGCGCGCGTAACGCACCGGTCACTGCTGTGTTATCAGCACGCAATGCCGGCAAGCCACGCTATGCGGCATGCGGATCCAGCTTTTCTACAATTCGCCGAAGGCGCGCCGTTACTTTCGCGCGATCCAGTCTGGCCTGGCAGAAGAGACCGTCGGTCTGGCGCCCATCGGCTTGGCTGGTGGCAGCGCGCTCGACAATCACGATGTGAGCTGGATTGCTGCGTACAGCATCGAGCGCAAGCGGGCACGGCCGCATCTTTCGGACGACCGGCTGGCGCGAGATACACGTGTTCTGCATCGCGTCGCGCGTTGGCACTACGCGGCCGCATGGCAGCGTATGGCGCGCTGGCGTCCCGACGTCGTCGGCGTCTGGGGCGGCCAGAGCGTCGACGCCCGGGCGGTGCGCGCCGCAGCGGCGGCGCTCGATATTCCCTGTGTGCTGTTCGAGACCGGCTTGCTGCCCGACAGCACCACGGCCGATGCACGCGGCGTCAATGCCGAAGCTTCCGTGCCGGCCGATCCGCGCTTCTACGAGGCCTACCGTTGCAATGCGGAGTTACCGGAGCGTTGTACGCCGCGAAAGCTCCCCGAGGGGACGCCGGAGCCGTTGCCGAGTCGCTACGTTTTCGTCCCCTTTCAAGTGGCGCTGGACAGCCAGGTGCTGCTGTACTCGCCGTGGATCCGGGGCATGAGCCAGCTCTACTGGCTGCTCGAAGGCTTGATGCGTGACGTGCCGGAGCCGCTGCACCTGGTGTGCAAGCCACATCCGAGCTGCTCCGAGCCTTATCGGCAGCTGCGCCGGCACGCGGCCGGGCATCCGCGCCTGCACATCGTCGAGCAACACACATCAGAAGCTCTGATAAGGGGAGCCGAGGGCGTGCTTACCCTCAACTCCAGCGTTGGTATCGAGGGCCTTCTGCTGGGCCGCCCGGTGCTGTGTCTGGGTGAAGCCTGCTACGCCATCCCCGGGGTTGCCGAGCGTGCGCGCTCGCCGGAGGCGGTGCGGGCTTGGCTATCCGCGCGTGCCAATGGCATTGCCGTCGAGGCGCCGCTGCGCCGGCCCTTCCTCAACTGGCTGGCCAACGAGTACGTCATTCCAGGTAGCTTCCGCGCACCGAGTGTGATGCACTTCGAAAGTCTGCGCGCCCGTCTTGGTGAAGCCGCCCGCATCCGAGGCGCGCAGTCGGTCGAAGCAGTGGCTGCGGCATAGAGGAGTGCGCTGCGCGTCTCCCGCCCCGGGCTCTACTCGGCGGCCGCGAGTTTGAGCCGGCCGTCGGTTTCGCGCGGAGCGTGCGGTCAGGAACTTCGGTAGTCGAACTCCGTTCAGCGCGCTGATGGCCGGCGATTTCTTGGCCCACTCCTCCAATGGCGCCGCTCGGGAAGCGGCAACGTGCGTGATGGAAGGGGCACTGGCTTCGTGTGGCGTAGATGTCATCAGAGTGGCGGAAGGTCGGCCATTCGGCACCGCGACCGCCACTGCACGGCTGCAGCCCTCGCAATCTCGTCGCTACGGGAAATCGCATCGGCCACTTACGCTTCTGCGCGCATCTCAACGGCGCCCTGCGCCGCCGGGTAACGTTCACTAGGCGATCCGCTGCACCGATTGCCGCTGCGTTTAAGCTGTTGTATCGGAATCGCAGGGGGGAAGATGATGTGAGAGGTGTTTCTGGCGGCGCGCGCCAGTCTGCGGCGCCTGCTTTTCGATCACGACAGTATCGCCGGCCGACGCTTCGATATCGCGCTGCAGGTCGTTATTTTTGTCTCGCTGGCGGGTTTGACGATCGAATCGCTCGACGGGCTCCCGACGCTGGCCTACCGCCTGCTGCTGATTATCGAGGTGGCCTCGATCGCGTTGTTCACGCTGGAGTACCTCCTGCGCGTTTTCGCCGCGCCCAGCGCGCTGCGCTACATCTTCAGTTTCTGGGGCATGCTGGTCTCAAGAATCAAGTGCAACGCTTTCGTGAAATTTCGCCATTTCGTGGGCCATGACTTCTTCAGGCGTTTGCCAGTCCAGGGTTTTGCGTGGTCGCCCGTTGAGCAGGCGGGCGATGTCGTTGAGCTGGGTCTGGCTGACCGAGGAAAGGTCGGCGCCCTTGGGCAGGAATTGGCGCAGCAGGCCGTTGATGTTTTCGTTGCTGCCACGCTGCCAAGGCGCGTACGGGTCGGCGAACCAGATGTCGAGCTTCAGGCGTCGGGCGAGCTCGTCATGACGCGCCATCTCGCTGCCCCGGTCGTAGGTGAAGCTCTCGCGCATGAAGGCGGGGACCTTCTTCATCTGACGGGTAAAGCTCTCCAGCGCCGCATCGGCGCTGCAGTCGGCCATCTTGCAGAGCACGACGAAGCGCGTCTTGCGTTCGACCACGGTGCCGACAGCCGAGCGGTTGTAGGCGCCCTTGATGAAATCGCCTTCCCAATGGCCCGGCAGTTTGCGCTGCGTCACATCCTCGGGGCGATGAACGATGCGCAGATCGTCCGGCACCACCATGCCGCCTTTGCCGGCGGCGGTACGCCGTTTCTGGCCGCGCTGCGGCTTGTGCTGGCGCAGCGCCTCGACCATGGCCTTCTTCAGCGCCCCCTTGGGGTGCGCGTAGATGGCCGCGTAAATGGTCTCGTGGCTGATCTGCCAGTCAGATTCGTCGGGAAACATGCGTTCCAGTCTGCAGGCGATCTGCTCCGGCGACCAGGCGAAATAGATCAGGCGGTCGTGGACGTACTGCCACAGCGGCATGCCGGGTTGCAGCTTCCGATGCCGCCCGCAACGATGTCGTCGCTGCCGGTAGGCCGCACTCGCTGCCGTGGCGTCGTACGCCTTGCCGGCCAACGCATTGCGCCGACACTCGCGCGATATCGTCGACGGCGAGCGCCCCAACCGCCGGCTGATCTCTCGCGTCGTAACCTTCTGCTCAGCCAAGAGCATGATCGCCGCCCGTTCCTCCGCCGAGAGATGGCGGTAGCTTCTTCTTGTCATCGCAACACCGTATCTGCATCAGAGGTGGGTGTTGCACTTGGTTATTGAGTCTAAGCATCGTCGATTTCCTGGCGGTATTCCCTTACTACTTCTTCAACGACTCGCAGTGGGTGCGCGCGCTGCGCTTTCTGCGCATCTTTCGGCTGCTGCGGCGCAGCCGCGCACTGGCCCGCTTCACCGAGGCTTTCATGGAGGCCCGGAGCGAGCTGATGGTCTTCGGTACGACGGCCTTCATCATGCTCTTCGTCGCCGCCGCCGGTATCTATCAGTTCGAGCACAAGGCGCAGCCCGAAGTGTTCTCCTCCATTCCGGAGTCGCTGTGGTGGGCCGTCGTCACGCTGACGACCGTTGGCTACGGCGACGTCTACCCGATCACACCGCTCGGGCGGCTGTTCACCGGGCTGGTGATGATCATCGGCCTCGGCGTGGTCGCCGGCCTGACCGGCGTCATCGCCAGCGCGCTGACCCATGTTCGCGAGGAAGAGGACGACAGCGAGGAAGAGGGCAAGGACAAGGATTGAGCGCGGCTTCATCCACGGTTCACGCTGTGCTCCGCACGCTTGAAACCCTATCCGTCGAAGGAGTTCACCGCCATGCACAAGACCCTGACATCCGCCTTGCTTACCACTGCCATGCTGGTGGGTGTGGCGCCGGTCTACGCCGAGGAATCCGCCGACAACGAGAAGCAAGATTCGATGTTCGAGCGCGTCGCTGAAAGTACCGGGGAGTACGTTGCCGGTGCGGCGCTGACCGCGCGCGTCAAGACGCAGCTGGCCACCGAATCGGCGTTGAGTCCCTTCAAGGTCGGCGTCGAGTCGACTCGCGGTGTCGTGACGCTCAGCGGCGATGTCACTAGCGAGGCCGAGCGCCGGCTTGCCGAGCGTATCGCCGAAGACGTCGAAGGCGTCGTGGCCGTGCACAACGCGCTGCGCGTGAGCGCGGAAGCCAGCAAGCAATAGTGGCCGGGGCGCTTGCATCGCGTCGATAGCTAGAAACAGGAATCTTTCAAGGCTTCGGCCAACTAGGCTTGCAATGCCGCGGCGTTGCTTCGTCGCGTCCATTCCGTTCTGAGCTGAGCCATGACTGACGCCCCGACACTGCTCACGCGCAGTCCCTGCACCGGGGTCTGCAGCTACAACAAGCGCGACGTCTGCAAGGGCTGCCGGCGCAGCCGTACCGAGGTCAAGCAGTGGAAGCGCCTTGGTGCGATGGTGCGCCACGAGATCAATCTGCGCGCGCTCGCCAATGGCGGCAAGAAGGTGCGCCGCAAGCTGCTCAAGCCCTTCCGCGACTGAAGCCGCGTAAGCGGCTTGTCAATGGCATCCTTTGGGATCCTGTCCCGGACGTCCTTTGATGCCCGCCCCCGTGCAGTTCCTGACCCCCACTTGGTCCGGAGACCTGCCGCATTTCCGGCTGCTGCGGGCATCAATAGCGCGCTCTCCCCTGGCCGGGTTGTCGCATCGGGTCGTGGTGCAGGAGAGGGTATGGGCCTCTTCGAGGCGGAAGCAGCGGGCGCTGAACTCTGTTCCAGCGCCGTCGTGTTGCCGCCGGCCGTGGAGGCAGGCCGGCGCCGTGCGCGACGCATGCAGCAGCGCCTGGGACGGCACGGTACCCGCCTGGCGGGCACAGCCTATGCGCACGTTGGGGCTGGCCGGCGTGGGTGCGCTACACGGGCTGGCACACGCAGCAGATCAGCAAGCTGGCCGCCGCCGCCGAAAGTGTCGTCGACACGGTGGTGGTGATGGATTCGGACCTCGTGGTGCTGCAGGAGGCATCGCCTTCGGATTTCCTCGACGCCGACGGCCGCGTCGTCTGCTTCCAGCGCTCGGCGCCGGCGGCGGAGGTTGGCGGTAAGGCCGTCAAGTGGAATCACTAGGCCCACGCCCTCTACGGGCAGACGCTGGACGAGGCCGCGCCGCGCGATGTCTGCTTCGATACGCCCTTCGTGCTGCACGCGCCGACGCTGCGCGCCATGCTGGCCGAGCTTGAACGGCGCTACGACAAGCCCTGGTGGCAGGTGCTGCTCGAGCAGCCACCGCGGCACTGGTCGGAGTTCGCCAGCTACCGACTCTATCTGCGCGACTTCCTGCCGCCGGAGACCGTGGCCTGGCGCGACGACAGCCTGCTAGATTGCGGTTCCAGTCATTCCGATAGGAGACCCGACCATGGATCCCATGCAGTACGGCCTGAAGGCCGTGGACTTCGGCAGGCCGTGCACGGCCACGACCGGTCTCGACCGGCGCGGCTTTCTCGGTGCCTCGCTGGCCGGCGGCTTTGCGCTGGCGGCTGGCCCGGCTGCGGCCAGCACCATCATCACGGACACCGAGGGACTGACCGCGGGCGAGATCACCATCCGTACCGACGACGGCGAGATCCCGGCCTACCGCGCCATGCCGGAGACGGGCAAGGATCTGCCGCTGCTGCTGGTGATCCAGGAGATCTTCGGCGTGCATGAGCATATCCGCGACGTCTGCCGCCGCTACGCCAAGCAGGGCTACTACGCGGTGGCGCCGGCGATGTTCCACCGTCAGGGCGATGTCTCCGGCATGAGCGACGTCAACACGATCCTGACCGAGGTCGTCGCCAAGGTGCCGGATGCCCAGGTCATGGCCGACCTCGACGCCACTGTGGCGCAGGCCGCCGCCACCGGCCGGGTGGATGCCGAGCGCCTGGGCGTCATTGGCTTCTGCTGGGGTGGCCGCACCGTCTGGCTCTACGCACATCACAATCCGGAAGTGGCCGCCGGCGTCGCCTATTACGGGCTCGTCGATGGCATGCAGGGCGAGATCAAGCCGCATGATCCGGTCGATATCGCGGCCGAGTTGAAGGTGCCGGTGCTGGGTCTCTACGCCGGCGCCGATGAATACATCCAGCGCGACGCCCTGCGCCGGATGCGCACCGAGCTGCTTAAGTCCGACTCCGGCTCCGAAATCGTGGTCTTCCCGGGAGTCGACCACGGCTTCAACGCGGACTACCGGCCGACCTACGATGCGGCCGCCGCCGACTACGCGCGTCGGCTGGCGCGCGACTGGCTGACGCGGCACGGGGTCTGATCCGTCGGGGCGCGCTTGAAGAGCACGCCCGGCGCCCGCAGTATCGAGGGACACGCCAGCACGAGGAGCGCGGCCATGGCATGGCGCATTGGCAATGCGGCGATCGAGAGTCTGCAGGGCGACATCACGCGACAGTCCGATATCGACGCGGTGGTCAATGCCGCCAATGCCGAGTTGCGCGCCGGCGGCGGCGTCGCCGGTGCCATTCACCGCGCCGCCGGGCCGGGGCTGGACGACGAATGCCGGGCTTATGCCCCGATCTCGCCGGGCGAAGCCGTGATCACTGGCGCCCACGAGCTGCCCAATCGGCACGTCATTCATTGCCTGGGCCCCGTCTATGGCCATGATCGCCCGGAGGCGCAGCTGTTGGCCGATTGCTACCGCAACGCGCTCGATCGTGCCGCGGAAACCGGGCTGAGCTCGGTCGCATTTCCGGCGATCTCCACCGGCGCCTTCGGCTACCCCTTCGCTGATGCCGCCGAGGTCGCCCTCGATGCGGTCGGTGAATGGCT of Algiphilus aromaticivorans DG1253 contains these proteins:
- a CDS encoding BON domain-containing protein; the encoded protein is MHKTLTSALLTTAMLVGVAPVYAEESADNEKQDSMFERVAESTGEYVAGAALTARVKTQLATESALSPFKVGVESTRGVVTLSGDVTSEAERRLAERIAEDVEGVVAVHNALRVSAEASKQ
- a CDS encoding capsular polysaccharide export protein, LipB/KpsS family, whose translation is MRIQLFYNSPKARRYFRAIQSGLAEETVGLAPIGLAGGSALDNHDVSWIAAYSIERKRARPHLSDDRLARDTRVLHRVARWHYAAAWQRMARWRPDVVGVWGGQSVDARAVRAAAAALDIPCVLFETGLLPDSTTADARGVNAEASVPADPRFYEAYRCNAELPERCTPRKLPEGTPEPLPSRYVFVPFQVALDSQVLLYSPWIRGMSQLYWLLEGLMRDVPEPLHLVCKPHPSCSEPYRQLRRHAAGHPRLHIVEQHTSEALIRGAEGVLTLNSSVGIEGLLLGRPVLCLGEACYAIPGVAERARSPEAVRAWLSARANGIAVEAPLRRPFLNWLANEYVIPGSFRAPSVMHFESLRARLGEAARIRGAQSVEAVAAA
- a CDS encoding DUF6492 family protein, which codes for MRYTGWHTQQISKLAAAAESVVDTVVVMDSDLVVLQEASPSDFLDADGRVVCFQRSAPAAEVGGKAVKWNH
- a CDS encoding glycosyltransferase family 2 protein, which codes for MLPARCYGPAPPALAPAAAPEHIEIVSHCWGYSRLLACQLAALIAHPPASVTVTMTVFHAQEDTATVDLLARIGAIRVPRVRWQWRSLPPPQLFRRSIGRNLAARATTADWIWFTDCDVVFGQGALDGLAVAVSGSRSPLVYPEIELATAVLDAASVAQAEPETLLSHADPARCTARRLTRATGPMQITRGDTARALGYCAAVEAFQQPARRWCKAHEDRVFRRQLRTAGTPLPVPAVYRLRHAEKGRDAGRERPLRRHLRRLRSAWQDRRRR
- a CDS encoding ion transporter, translating into MSLSIVDFLAVFPYYFFNDSQWVRALRFLRIFRLLRRSRALARFTEAFMEARSELMVFGTTAFIMLFVAAAGIYQFEHKAQPEVFSSIPESLWWAVVTLTTVGYGDVYPITPLGRLFTGLVMIIGLGVVAGLTGVIASALTHVREEEDDSEEEGKDKD
- a CDS encoding DUF4404 family protein; amino-acid sequence: MSHARIRELMQQLREALEQQDEEEVDEATLAELRALDADIEALLEEQEDAPDSDSIIERAAEAEAGFAARHPVAGGFLRQLIDTLSRMGI
- a CDS encoding DUF1289 domain-containing protein — its product is MTDAPTLLTRSPCTGVCSYNKRDVCKGCRRSRTEVKQWKRLGAMVRHEINLRALANGGKKVRRKLLKPFRD
- a CDS encoding antibiotic biosynthesis monooxygenase family protein, giving the protein MKFIFEVQVRPGTTIEDYAEVWQEASRIIQQAPGARGTYLHRKIGHPDKALAIAHWDSKVARDAMEQHVDADRMQQLIDSFSDRCDIRLIGEFEEPGWEVEPSN
- a CDS encoding IS30 family transposase, which encodes MTRRSYRHLSAEERAAIMLLAEQKVTTREISRRLGRSPSTISRECRRNALAGKAYDATAASAAYRQRRHRCGRHRKLQPGMPLWQYVHDRLIYFAWSPEQIACRLERMFPDESDWQISHETIYAAIYAHPKGALKKAMVEALRQHKPQRGQKRRTAAGKGGMVVPDDLRIVHRPEDVTQRKLPGHWEGDFIKGAYNRSAVGTVVERKTRFVVLCKMADCSADAALESFTRQMKKVPAFMRESFTYDRGSEMARHDELARRLKLDIWFADPYAPWQRGSNENINGLLRQFLPKGADLSSVSQTQLNDIARLLNGRPRKTLDWQTPEEVMAHEMAKFHESVALDS